The genome window GTGggtgctttatttatttaatcttgCTTTTTGTAGACAGTATTACAGTAGCAAAGGCCAAGAGGGCtcctagaatttttttttaaaaaatcactctTTTGGTCTGTATAGATGTTTGAAAGAAAGCTCAAAATGCTGTGTTTGCATCCTAGAGGTTGTTAGTTTTGAGATTTACATTTGTCTTTTATGCTGGTTCAGGTATTTCGCATTGTTGGAGAACCTTTGGGACTCCTGTACTGTCGGTTGGTGCCACTTGTACTTCTCTTAGTTGATGGTAATTGATGCTTGCTTTGCTTTAATCTCTAATTAGAGAATCCTAAGGTCCAGTTTCAGTTTACTAAGCCATGATTGTGAAACAGGTAGCAACCCTATTGATGTTACTGATCCAAGCTGGGAAATATATCTTTTGGTCGAGAAGTGTTCCGATTCTCAAGAGGATGAACATCTTCAGATGCTTGGTTTTGCAGCTGTTTATAGGTTTCATCGTTATCCTGACAGTGCACGCATGCGACTTGGGCAGGTATCTAGCAAATAGAAAAAGAAGTTCATTTTCTTAAACTTAACCCAAAAACAAACAGAAAATGAAGTAGAGGCTTTTTGGCTCAATTAGATATGCATTTTGGTATATTGACAATTATCATTCTAGCATTTAACAAATGCTTATTGTTGGCAGATACTGGTGTTACCCCAATACCAACGCAAGGGCCATGGCAACTGCCTTGTCAAGGTGCTAAACAATGTTGCTATACGTGAAAATGTTTATGACCTGACTGTTGAAGAGCCAGAGGACTCCCTTCAACATGTTAGAACTTGCATTGATGTTGAGCGCTTGCTGGCATTTGATCCAATTAAGAGTGCGCTAGAGTCAGATGTCTTGCGATTGAAGCAAGAAAATCCTTCAAAAAGGAGTGTTGGTGATGTACGTAGATTTTGTCCACCAGCAAGTGTTGTTGAGGATGTTAGGAAAACTTTGAAAATCAACAAGAAACAATTGCTGCAGTGCTGGGAGGTTCTCGTCTATCTCCGCTTGGATccaattgaaaaatatatggaGGGGTATAGAGCCATCATTGCAGATAAAGTAAAAGCCGATGTCATAGGAAAAGATTCTGAAGTTGGTGGAAAGCGTGTGGTTGATGTTCCAACGGAGCACGACCAGGAGATGTCATTTGTGATGTTCAAATATGATGATGGTTTAAGTTGTAGGAAGGATGATGAAAAGCAAGCGAATGTGGAAGAGCAACTACAGAAACTAGTGGATGAAAGGATGAAACAGATCAAGTTAATTGCAGACAAGGTTTCTGCTCAACCTTGAGTATATGTGAACAGGAAGGATTATTATCTGCCTGCTTTAACCAAAGTTGCTCTTAGCTGTTGGAAACTGTGCTTGTTTTAGTCAAACTAACATACCTTAGCATTTGGTTGTAAGAGATTAAACTGGGTTGGTTGGGTTTCTTGCCCTTTTAGTGAACCTATTGATTGGTATGCAAAGTCTCATTTGCACTGTTCTGTAATACATGCATGCCTAATACTATGATTACAGAAACAACTTAAATGGTACCCCAGACACAAATTCTTAGCTAACACTGAACACTCAGGTGTTTTAAAATATTCTACTTTTCAAGTATAGTCATGTTACAACAGTGAAAAGATCATAACGTTCTAGTTCATGAAATTGGGTAGACTATCTCTCTAGGACATAACTCTGTAATTCTTGAACCGGTTGTGTGCTTGCAGTGGCATCTCTCGAAACAAACGGGACTTTATAATAACCGGCAGCACACCCCAAGCTAGACACTCTGCACGATGCCATTCTCCACTAGTCATCTGCTCATCTGCTTAGCATGGACATTCTATGATAAGGCTAAATCTTGTGTACATTGTAGCCCAAATCCTCCGATTTCAAGTTCTCTTTCCACCCCTCAAATTCAGATCCACCAAATACTACTTGCTTAATTCCTATATAGCTGATCAGATAAACAGAACAAGTGTGTGTTACATATTAAAGATGTGCTCATCTGCATATCGGGCAAAAGCAATGATACACAAATCGAGGGCTCATTTAGACCAGTTACAAACTGCCATTAAAAATATAAGAGTAGGCAATCAAGTGTTTCTAGTATCTATTCACTTATTCAGGGGGTTGGGGGAGGAGGAAAATGAACAAAGATTTACTTCAGGGAAAGAGAGTCAGAAGCTTACTCAGAACTTATCTGTGTCAATGCATTGATTAGTATATCCAAGAGTAGTGGTTCACTCGTCCCAATATCGACCCTATTAAACCAAATCTAATTAATAAGCAACTAGTGCCATATTATATCTCTAAACACTATTAAGATCCCTTGATAGCAATTATTTATAAAGCAGAGGCATTACCAAATGCGAGCTAAGTTATCTTGAATCTCAAGATCACCTATGTTATAAAATGTGCTTGGTGTTACATTTGCCCCTTGAATTGCATCATAACTTGGTCTTTTGTCCATAGGCGACTGTGACAACTGCAAGGAAGAGTTTGAATTCACACAAGTCAATAAACTACTCGACCTATAAAAACATGACCCTTTTAGTGATTCATTAATCTTTTCTTCCCTTTTTCCTGCTAAAGAAATGAACTAAATGTGCAATTTGAGGAACTTTACTTGcatattcattgaattacatcCACCAAGACGTCCAACAATATGCCAAGACCGAATTGTCTGTGACATAACCAAGTCAACAAGTCAGTCGAAATCCATTTGCATACGCACCAAAAGTGAAGCACAAATTACTTACATTACAAATCAAGGACACATCTTTCTCCAATGGGGAATTGTAGAATTCAAACCATATATACGAGTTTGAAAAATCAAACCTAGCAATGCACAAGACAGAGTAAGTCATTGAAAGGATATACTTACAACAATGTAGCATAAAAGGGAACAGTCATGTTATTATTGACATGATTTTAACAAATATTATGTACTCGGATCATTTCATGAAGTATTCTTTCTCACAAATATACGAACTTTGTGTTTGTGCACCCACCCAGGATAGCAAGTCTGTAAACTTACTTGTTGAACGTCACTTTCATGGGTATTCCAGAACCAGTCTTGGTTTGCAAaattttgttccttttctttctaAACCTGTCATCAATCTGATATGATGCATGTAAAGTAAAGGAATATATGAGCATTGACAAAAGGAACAGCTAATTATCAAACAAAACCATGAAAGTTATTGTAATcttttttatattgaaaaacATCAATACTCTCTATTCAAAGTAATTAAAATCTGAcccaatcaaaatcaaaatccaaaTGAAAATAGAGAATCAAAATCCAAGTGTAACACTTACTTTGGACTTAGCTTTTTGAGGGTTATCAACACAGCTGCCAAGTATATCGGCAAACTCAGGGTCTCTATCATAATCCTTTTCATCTCCTTTCCCTCTTAAGCCACCAAAACCCTCATCCTCATCCTCTTCCTCGTCTTCTATCCCTCCAAACCCCCTGAATCCACCAAAGCCTTCCTCCTCGTTCTCTTCCTCATTTTCGTCGCCAAAGATGTTGCTTTCTTCCAATTGGGTTTGGGAATTCTTGGTTTCTGATCTCCGGGTGTTGCTTGCGTTGGTAATATGAGAACATGGGTTTAGTTGAAAATGAGTTCGAATTGGAAATGAAAAGCGTAGAAATGGTTGGGCGGCATTGGGTTGAGCAAAATATGTGGAGTGTGAAGTAGGTGGTAGTTGAAAAGGGGAAGTGGAGGATTGAAGAAGAACAAGGCTAAACATGGGTGCCGCTCCGCTCGGTACTTGATATTTGATAAGCAGGCGTGGCTTGGTTGCCGTTTAGCCTTCAGCGAACAGAGAAGAGAAGACTCACGTCGGAGTTCTCTTCGGCTgggttttgacttttgaggaCCGTTTAACCGATAAACGCAAACCCTACTATTCCGTAATCATTAAACACCAAAATCTCCTcatttaaacgattttgttcACGTAACAATCATATTAGGACTAGAGaatgttttgggaaaaaaaaaaaaaaaaaacttgattgaTAAGTGTTGTAGAAATAAAATAACTTGATTTTTTGTCCATTTCTAtccatataaaaaataaaatgaaggcGCAATCAATCACCACACCAAAATTTATCATGAGCACTTTCAGTGAAGTATATTTGAACACCTCATTTATGAAGGCGCAATCAATCCCCATTTGTTCAAATCTTTATATTTGATTCTAGTTGTTAAAGCCCATTGTTATTTTCGTCTACATGTGATAAAATCTTATACCTACactagaataataataataataataataataaatgcatAATCAGCAATCATGAGATGTGTGAtgaccaccaccaccacataAAGCCCTGACAGACAGGTTAGAAACTATAGGAGAAGCTGGTGTTCAGATGAGGATGAGGATTACGCTAATCAACTGCTAGCCCACACCCACACTAACAATCTGCACAACCAATCAATTCTATGGTACAACAATTGAGGAGGCTGAGGCTGAGGCTGAGGCTGATGCTGATTATTTGAAGCAATGAGGCTGGCTACTAACTGCACCCTGGTACTTCTAGTGCTACTATGATTCTGATTTTGAAGGGTTGGTTCAATGGATTCTTCTTCACTGCCCTCCTTCCTTCCTA of Ipomoea triloba cultivar NCNSP0323 chromosome 3, ASM357664v1 contains these proteins:
- the LOC116012709 gene encoding histone acetyltransferase type B catalytic subunit → MGTKNQSSSSSKSTSEPKKRRRIAFITDDGVEPMDCIEIYLVSKREEVGSPDSFLLDPIDMDHFFDEGRRKFYGYKGLKIKVWVNVISFHAYADISFESSSDGGRGITDLKSALQCIFAENLVEEKEVFLQTFSTERHYIKSVVSNAELLQHETSTEHKVFRIVGEPLGLLYCRLVPLVLLLVDGSNPIDVTDPSWEIYLLVEKCSDSQEDEHLQMLGFAAVYRFHRYPDSARMRLGQILVLPQYQRKGHGNCLVKVLNNVAIRENVYDLTVEEPEDSLQHVRTCIDVERLLAFDPIKSALESDVLRLKQENPSKRSVGDVRRFCPPASVVEDVRKTLKINKKQLLQCWEVLVYLRLDPIEKYMEGYRAIIADKVKADVIGKDSEVGGKRVVDVPTEHDQEMSFVMFKYDDGLSCRKDDEKQANVEEQLQKLVDERMKQIKLIADKVSAQP
- the LOC116012712 gene encoding uncharacterized protein LOC116012712 isoform X2 encodes the protein MFSLVLLQSSTSPFQLPPTSHSTYFAQPNAAQPFLRFSFPIRTHFQLNPCSHITNASNTRRSETKNSQTQLEESNIFGDENEEENEEEGFGGFRGFGGIEDEEEDEDEGFGGLRGKGDEKDYDRDPEFADILGSCVDNPQKAKSKIDDRFRKKRNKILQTKTGSGIPMKVTFNKFDFSNSYIWFEFYNSPLEKDVSLICNTIRSWHIVGRLGGCNSMNMQLSQSPMDKRPSYDAIQGANVTPSTFYNIGDLEIQDNLARIWVDIGTSEPLLLDILINALTQISSDYIGIKQVVFGGSEFEGWKENLKSEDLGYNVHKI
- the LOC116012712 gene encoding uncharacterized protein LOC116012712 isoform X1, coding for MFSLVLLQSSTSPFQLPPTSHSTYFAQPNAAQPFLRFSFPIRTHFQLNPCSHITNASNTRRSETKNSQTQLEESNIFGDENEEENEEEGFGGFRGFGGIEDEEEDEDEGFGGLRGKGDEKDYDRDPEFADILGSCVDNPQKAKSKIDDRFRKKRNKILQTKTGSGIPMKVTFNKFDFSNSYIWFEFYNSPLEKDVSLICNTIRSWHIVGRLGGCNSMNMQLSQSPMDKRPSYDAIQGANVTPSTFYNIGDLEIQDNLARIWVDIGTSEPLLLDILINALTQISSEKMYYRTKPKEVTILISIPYYAKTMKRRHLNLMFS